One Calonectris borealis chromosome 16, bCalBor7.hap1.2, whole genome shotgun sequence DNA window includes the following coding sequences:
- the NOMO2 gene encoding BOS complex subunit NOMO2 isoform X1 has product MRARAAAALVCALCCALVRGSEDIVVGCGGFVKSDVEINYSLIEIKLYTKHGTLKYQTDCAPNNGYFMIPLYDKGDFILKIEPPLGWSFEPTSVDIHVDGINDICTKGGDINFVFTGFSVNGKVLSKGQALGPAGVQVVLRNAGSDINIQATITQPGGKFAFFKVLPGEYEIFASHPTWMLKESNTVVRVTSSNAYAASPLIVAGYNVSGSVRSDGEPMKGVMFLLFSSSVTKEDVVGCSISPVDGFQPRDESLSYLCNVVSKEDGSFTFLSLPSGKYTVIPFYRGERITFDVAPSRLDFLVEHDSLQIEPVFHVMGFSVTGRVLNGPEGEGVADATVTLNNQIKVKTKADGSFRLENITTGTYTIHARKEHLFFDTITVKIAPNTPQLANIIATGFSVCGQISVTRFPDTVKQISKYKVTMMPQGKDKASLVTTETDPHGAFCFKAKSGTYNVQVIIPEAETRAGLALKPKMFPVTVTDRPVMDVTFSQFLASVSGKISCLDACGDLMMTLQSVSRQGEKRNLQLSGNMDSVAFTFENVLPGRYKVSIVHEDWCWKNKSLELEVMEEDVSGVEFRQTGYMLRCSLSHAITLEFYQDGNGPENVGVYNLSKGVNRFCLSKPGVYEVTPRSCHQFEHEYYTYDTSSPSILTLTAVRHHVLGTIVTDKLMDVTITIKSSIDSEPALVLGPLKSVQELRREQQLAEIETRRQEREKKGQEEEGTKPPVQEMVEELQGPFLYEFSYWARSGEKITVTPSSKELLFYPPYVETVVSGESCPGKLIEIHGKAGLFLEGQIHPELEGVEIVIGEKGATSPLITVFTDDKGAYSVGPLHSDLEYTVTAQKEGFVLTAVEGTVGDFKAFALAGVTFEIKSEDDQALAGVLLSLSGGVFRSNLLTQDNGMLTFSNLSPGQYYFKPMMKEFRFEPSSQMIEVQEGQNLKIRITGYRTAYSCYGTVSSLNGEPEQGVSVEAVGQKDCSIYGEDTITDEEGKFRLRGLLPGCVYHVQLKAEGNDHIERALPQHRAIEVGNSDIGDVNIIAFRQINQFDLSGNVITSSEYLSTLCVKLYKSENLDNPIHTVNLGLSLFFHFPPLLRDGENYVVLLDSTLSKSQYDYTLPQVSFTAIGYHKHITLVFSPTRKLPEQDIAQGSYIALPLTLLLLLAGYNHDKLIPLLLQLTTRLQGVRALGQAGSDTGGSEDAKRQTKKQKTRRT; this is encoded by the exons atgcgggcccgggcggcggcggcgctggtcTGCGCGCTCTGCTGCGCCCTGGTGCGGGGCTCCGAGGACATCGTCGTGGGCTGCGGCGGCTTCGTCAAGTCCGACGTGGAGATCAACTACTCCCTGATCGAG atTAAGTTATATACAAAGCATGGTACTCTGAAATACCAGACAGATTGTGCTCCAAACAACGGGTATTTCATGATTCCCCTCTATGATAAG ggggATTTCATTCTTAAAATTGAGCCTCCCCTAGGGTGGAGTTTCG AACCAACCAGTGTAGACATCCATGTGGATGGCATTAATGACATTTGCACAAAGGGAGGTGATATTAACTTTGTGTTCACAGGGTTTTCTGTGAACGGAAAG GTTCTCAGCAAAGGTCAGGCATTAGGTCCTGCTGGGGTCCAGGTTGTACTGCGAAATGCTGGCAGTGACATAAACATACAAGCCACTATTACACAACCTGGAGGAAA gtttgctttctttaaagTGCTTCCTGGTGAATATGAAATCTTTGCATCTCATCCTACCTGGATGTTGAAAGAG tCAAACACAGTGGTACGGGTGACAAGTTCTAATGCTTATGCTGCCAGCCCTCTGATTGTTGCCGGCTACAATGTTTCTGGGTCAGTAAGGAGTGATGGAGAACCAATGAAAGGGGTCATGTTTCTCCTGTTCTCTTCTTCAGTCACTAAAGAG gatgttgtgggCTGCAGTATTTCTCCTGTGGATGGATTCCAGCCAAGAGATGAGTCTCTATCCTATTTGTGCAATGTTGTATCAAAAGAAGATGGATCtttcacctttctttctctgccaAGTGGGAAATACACTGTG ATACCATTCTACAGAGGGGAGAGAATTACCTTCGATGTTGCTCCATCTAGATTGGACTTCCTTGTAGAGCATGACAGTTTACAAATTGAG cCTGTTTTCCATGTGATGGGTTTCTCTGTCACAGGCAGGGTGTTGAATGGTCCTGAAGGAGAAGGAGTTGCCGATGCCACTGTGACTCTGAACAATCAGATTAAAG taaaaacaaaagctgatGGCTCTTTCCGCCTTGAGAACATAACAACAGGTACATACACAATTCATGCCAGGAAAGAACATCTCTTCTTTGATACTATTACAGTAAAGATTGCACCAAATACACCTCAGCTAGCAAACATCATTGCAACAGG ATTCAGCGTGTGTGGCCAGATCTCAGTAACTCGTTTCCCTGACACAGTCAAACAGATTAGTAAATACAAGGTAACCATGATGCCTCAAGGCAAGGACAAAGCATCTCTGGTTACAACGGAAACTGACCCTCACGGggcattttgttttaaagcaaaatcgGGTACATACAATGTTCAG GTAATTATTCCAGAGGCTGAGACCAGAGCAGGATTGGCTTTGAAACCCAAAATGTTCCCTGTCACTGTTACAGACAGACCAGTAATGGATGTGACCTTCTCTCAGTTTTTGGCGTCTGTCTCAGGGAAGATCTCTTGTTTAG ATGCTTGTGGTGATCTGATGATGACATTACAGTCTGTGAGCCGCCAGGGTGAAAAACGCAACCTACAGCTCTCTGGAAACATGGACTCGGTGGCCTTCACATTTGAAAATGTGCTACCTGGCAGATACAAAG TAAGCATTGTACATGAAGACTGGTGCTGGAAGAATAAGTCTTTGGAGTTGGAAGTCATGGAGGAAGATGTTTCGGGAGTAGAATTCAGGCAGACTGGATATATGCTGAGGTGTTCTCTTTCTCATGCAATTACACTG GAATTTTATCAGGATGGAAATGGACCAGAGAACGTTGGTGTTTATAACCTGTCCAAAGGAGTTAATAGATTCTGTCTTTCAAAGCCAG GTGTATATGAAGTGACCCCGCGTTCCTGCCACCAGTTTGAACATGAGTATTACACTTACGACAC GTCCTCTCCTAGTATACTGACGCTCACTGCAGTTCGACACCATGTCCTTGGCACGATTGTAACAGATAAACTGATGGATGTGACTATTACCATTAA GTCATCCATTGACAGTGAACCTGCCTTAGTTTTAGGGCCCCTGAAATCTGTACAGGAGTTACGTAGGGAGCAGCAGCTGGCAGAAATTGAGACGCGCcgacaggagagagaaaagaagggtcaagaggaggaaggaacaaaGCCACCAGTGCAAGAAATGGTGGAGGAACTCCAAGGACCATTCTTGTATGAATTTTCATACTGGGCAAG gTCTGGAGAGAAAATTACTGTGACACCGTCATCAAAAGAACTACTTTTCTACCCGCCTTATGTGGAAACAGTTGTTAGTGGag AGAGTTGTCCTGGAAAGCTGATAGAGATTCATGGAAAAGCAGGCTTATTTCTGGAAGGGCAAATTCATCCTGAGTTGGAAGGTGTTGAGATTGTCATCGGTGAAAAGGGAGCAACTTCCCCACTCATCACAGTTTTCACCGATGACAAAGGTGCTTACAG TGTTGGGCCACTCCACAGTGACTTGGAATATACAGTTACTGCTCAGAAAGAAGGGTTTGTTTTGACTGCAGTAGAAGGAACAGTTGGGGACTTCAAAGCTTTTGCTCTTGCTGGGGTGACGTTTGAG ATCAAATCAGAGGATGACCAGGCTCTTGCTGGAGTTCTCTTGTCTCTCAGTGGAGGGGTGTTTCGTTCCAACCTCCTTACACAGGATAATGGCATGCTGACTTTTTCCAATCTG AGCCCAGGGCAGTATTATTTTAAACCCATGATGAAAGAGTTTCGCTTTGAACCATCATCACAAATGATTGAAGTGCAGGAAGGACAGAATCTTAAAATTCGGATAACTGGTTACAGAACAGCTTACAG CTGTTATGGCACAGTTTCTTCTTTAAATGGAGAGCCTGAGCAGGGAGTCTCAGTAGAAGCTGTGGGGCAGAAGGATTGTAGCATCTATGGAGAAGACACGATAACCGATGAAGAGGGCAAATTCAGGCTACGTGGCCTTCTG CCTGGTTGTGTGTATCATGTCCAACTCAAAGCTGAAGGCAACGATCACATTGAAAGAGCTTTACCACAGCATCGGGCAATTgag GTTGGGAACAGTGACATTGGTGATGTTAATATTATAGCGTTCCGGCAAATTAATCAATTTGATTTAAGTGGAAATGTAATTACATCTTCCGAATATCTCTCCACATTATGT GTGAAGCTCTACAAAAGTGAAAATCTTGACAACCCAATTCATACAGTCAACTTAGGCCTATCCCtatttttccatttccctccACTGCTCCGAGATGGAGAG AATTACGTGGTGCTCCTGGATTCTACATTGTCTAAATCACAGTATGACTACACACTGCCTCAAGTTTCGTTCACTGCTATTGGATATCATAAGCACATTACACTGGTCTTCAGTCCCACT
- the NOMO2 gene encoding BOS complex subunit NOMO2 isoform X2, whose product MLKESNTVVRVTSSNAYAASPLIVAGYNVSGSVRSDGEPMKGVMFLLFSSSVTKEDVVGCSISPVDGFQPRDESLSYLCNVVSKEDGSFTFLSLPSGKYTVIPFYRGERITFDVAPSRLDFLVEHDSLQIEPVFHVMGFSVTGRVLNGPEGEGVADATVTLNNQIKVKTKADGSFRLENITTGTYTIHARKEHLFFDTITVKIAPNTPQLANIIATGFSVCGQISVTRFPDTVKQISKYKVTMMPQGKDKASLVTTETDPHGAFCFKAKSGTYNVQVIIPEAETRAGLALKPKMFPVTVTDRPVMDVTFSQFLASVSGKISCLDACGDLMMTLQSVSRQGEKRNLQLSGNMDSVAFTFENVLPGRYKVSIVHEDWCWKNKSLELEVMEEDVSGVEFRQTGYMLRCSLSHAITLEFYQDGNGPENVGVYNLSKGVNRFCLSKPGVYEVTPRSCHQFEHEYYTYDTSSPSILTLTAVRHHVLGTIVTDKLMDVTITIKSSIDSEPALVLGPLKSVQELRREQQLAEIETRRQEREKKGQEEEGTKPPVQEMVEELQGPFLYEFSYWARSGEKITVTPSSKELLFYPPYVETVVSGESCPGKLIEIHGKAGLFLEGQIHPELEGVEIVIGEKGATSPLITVFTDDKGAYSVGPLHSDLEYTVTAQKEGFVLTAVEGTVGDFKAFALAGVTFEIKSEDDQALAGVLLSLSGGVFRSNLLTQDNGMLTFSNLSPGQYYFKPMMKEFRFEPSSQMIEVQEGQNLKIRITGYRTAYSCYGTVSSLNGEPEQGVSVEAVGQKDCSIYGEDTITDEEGKFRLRGLLPGCVYHVQLKAEGNDHIERALPQHRAIEVGNSDIGDVNIIAFRQINQFDLSGNVITSSEYLSTLCVKLYKSENLDNPIHTVNLGLSLFFHFPPLLRDGENYVVLLDSTLSKSQYDYTLPQVSFTAIGYHKHITLVFSPTRKLPEQDIAQGSYIALPLTLLLLLAGYNHDKLIPLLLQLTTRLQGVRALGQAGSDTGGSEDAKRQTKKQKTRRT is encoded by the exons ATGTTGAAAGAG tCAAACACAGTGGTACGGGTGACAAGTTCTAATGCTTATGCTGCCAGCCCTCTGATTGTTGCCGGCTACAATGTTTCTGGGTCAGTAAGGAGTGATGGAGAACCAATGAAAGGGGTCATGTTTCTCCTGTTCTCTTCTTCAGTCACTAAAGAG gatgttgtgggCTGCAGTATTTCTCCTGTGGATGGATTCCAGCCAAGAGATGAGTCTCTATCCTATTTGTGCAATGTTGTATCAAAAGAAGATGGATCtttcacctttctttctctgccaAGTGGGAAATACACTGTG ATACCATTCTACAGAGGGGAGAGAATTACCTTCGATGTTGCTCCATCTAGATTGGACTTCCTTGTAGAGCATGACAGTTTACAAATTGAG cCTGTTTTCCATGTGATGGGTTTCTCTGTCACAGGCAGGGTGTTGAATGGTCCTGAAGGAGAAGGAGTTGCCGATGCCACTGTGACTCTGAACAATCAGATTAAAG taaaaacaaaagctgatGGCTCTTTCCGCCTTGAGAACATAACAACAGGTACATACACAATTCATGCCAGGAAAGAACATCTCTTCTTTGATACTATTACAGTAAAGATTGCACCAAATACACCTCAGCTAGCAAACATCATTGCAACAGG ATTCAGCGTGTGTGGCCAGATCTCAGTAACTCGTTTCCCTGACACAGTCAAACAGATTAGTAAATACAAGGTAACCATGATGCCTCAAGGCAAGGACAAAGCATCTCTGGTTACAACGGAAACTGACCCTCACGGggcattttgttttaaagcaaaatcgGGTACATACAATGTTCAG GTAATTATTCCAGAGGCTGAGACCAGAGCAGGATTGGCTTTGAAACCCAAAATGTTCCCTGTCACTGTTACAGACAGACCAGTAATGGATGTGACCTTCTCTCAGTTTTTGGCGTCTGTCTCAGGGAAGATCTCTTGTTTAG ATGCTTGTGGTGATCTGATGATGACATTACAGTCTGTGAGCCGCCAGGGTGAAAAACGCAACCTACAGCTCTCTGGAAACATGGACTCGGTGGCCTTCACATTTGAAAATGTGCTACCTGGCAGATACAAAG TAAGCATTGTACATGAAGACTGGTGCTGGAAGAATAAGTCTTTGGAGTTGGAAGTCATGGAGGAAGATGTTTCGGGAGTAGAATTCAGGCAGACTGGATATATGCTGAGGTGTTCTCTTTCTCATGCAATTACACTG GAATTTTATCAGGATGGAAATGGACCAGAGAACGTTGGTGTTTATAACCTGTCCAAAGGAGTTAATAGATTCTGTCTTTCAAAGCCAG GTGTATATGAAGTGACCCCGCGTTCCTGCCACCAGTTTGAACATGAGTATTACACTTACGACAC GTCCTCTCCTAGTATACTGACGCTCACTGCAGTTCGACACCATGTCCTTGGCACGATTGTAACAGATAAACTGATGGATGTGACTATTACCATTAA GTCATCCATTGACAGTGAACCTGCCTTAGTTTTAGGGCCCCTGAAATCTGTACAGGAGTTACGTAGGGAGCAGCAGCTGGCAGAAATTGAGACGCGCcgacaggagagagaaaagaagggtcaagaggaggaaggaacaaaGCCACCAGTGCAAGAAATGGTGGAGGAACTCCAAGGACCATTCTTGTATGAATTTTCATACTGGGCAAG gTCTGGAGAGAAAATTACTGTGACACCGTCATCAAAAGAACTACTTTTCTACCCGCCTTATGTGGAAACAGTTGTTAGTGGag AGAGTTGTCCTGGAAAGCTGATAGAGATTCATGGAAAAGCAGGCTTATTTCTGGAAGGGCAAATTCATCCTGAGTTGGAAGGTGTTGAGATTGTCATCGGTGAAAAGGGAGCAACTTCCCCACTCATCACAGTTTTCACCGATGACAAAGGTGCTTACAG TGTTGGGCCACTCCACAGTGACTTGGAATATACAGTTACTGCTCAGAAAGAAGGGTTTGTTTTGACTGCAGTAGAAGGAACAGTTGGGGACTTCAAAGCTTTTGCTCTTGCTGGGGTGACGTTTGAG ATCAAATCAGAGGATGACCAGGCTCTTGCTGGAGTTCTCTTGTCTCTCAGTGGAGGGGTGTTTCGTTCCAACCTCCTTACACAGGATAATGGCATGCTGACTTTTTCCAATCTG AGCCCAGGGCAGTATTATTTTAAACCCATGATGAAAGAGTTTCGCTTTGAACCATCATCACAAATGATTGAAGTGCAGGAAGGACAGAATCTTAAAATTCGGATAACTGGTTACAGAACAGCTTACAG CTGTTATGGCACAGTTTCTTCTTTAAATGGAGAGCCTGAGCAGGGAGTCTCAGTAGAAGCTGTGGGGCAGAAGGATTGTAGCATCTATGGAGAAGACACGATAACCGATGAAGAGGGCAAATTCAGGCTACGTGGCCTTCTG CCTGGTTGTGTGTATCATGTCCAACTCAAAGCTGAAGGCAACGATCACATTGAAAGAGCTTTACCACAGCATCGGGCAATTgag GTTGGGAACAGTGACATTGGTGATGTTAATATTATAGCGTTCCGGCAAATTAATCAATTTGATTTAAGTGGAAATGTAATTACATCTTCCGAATATCTCTCCACATTATGT GTGAAGCTCTACAAAAGTGAAAATCTTGACAACCCAATTCATACAGTCAACTTAGGCCTATCCCtatttttccatttccctccACTGCTCCGAGATGGAGAG AATTACGTGGTGCTCCTGGATTCTACATTGTCTAAATCACAGTATGACTACACACTGCCTCAAGTTTCGTTCACTGCTATTGGATATCATAAGCACATTACACTGGTCTTCAGTCCCACT